One genomic segment of Flavobacteriaceae bacterium includes these proteins:
- a CDS encoding helix-turn-helix domain-containing protein, with translation MTELGQYLSKKSASKAEIAKKTGISKSRISELTLNPSTQLRARELYLIALAIDVAPGEMFEEVFEDLKLKDN, from the coding sequence ATGACAGAATTAGGTCAGTATTTATCCAAAAAATCAGCTAGTAAAGCTGAAATTGCAAAGAAGACTGGGATTAGCAAATCAAGAATTAGTGAATTGACACTTAATCCTTCTACTCAGTTAAGAGCCAGAGAGCTTTATTTGATTGCGTTGGCAATTGATGTAGCCCCTGGGGAGATGTTTGAAGAAGTTTTTGAGGATTTGAAATTAAAGGACAATTAA
- a CDS encoding site-specific DNA-methyltransferase, which translates to MIIEGENLAVLKLLSNSYREQVKCIYIDPPYNTGKDFVYSDRFNQDRKEYWEDAEMTENGYKIDSNAETDGRFHSNWLNMMYSRLLISRQLLSEKGVIFISIDDNEVHHLRKLCDEIFGEENFEGHIHWRRRHNQPNDKSKMIGLVAEHIISYSKNKEEYKKAGVGKVDLTGDFSNPDNDKRGDWASKPWKVGSDQSGSKYVITNPNNKKEYNGEWMGDEDTYKKLLKDNRIVFPKNGDGFPRKKYFRFEREEEGQCATNWWSHDQFGHNQGANNDMTSLFGEKNIFSNPKPKELIRGLIQISNAKSNDIVLDFFGGSGVTGQAVTEINEEDNQQRKYIVVQIPEIIDKKEEAYKAGYKKISDITIERNKRVVEKIIKEKKLAKPDLFKKEESEQEQLRGLGFKVFKLQKSNFPRVEFAPDPEKTSAENIELLKKYIKDKEAQLVSAFNKNELITEILIKNGFKLNYTLTKQEEFKKNEILFATDGDKETLICLDVIIADETVEHFKTNTDQKLIVLERALDTTKKWNLKHAMGDKFNAF; encoded by the coding sequence CTGATTATTGAAGGAGAAAATTTAGCGGTACTTAAACTATTGAGCAACAGTTACAGAGAGCAAGTAAAGTGTATTTACATTGACCCACCTTACAATACAGGTAAAGACTTTGTGTATTCCGACAGGTTTAATCAAGACCGTAAAGAATATTGGGAAGACGCTGAAATGACTGAAAACGGCTATAAAATTGACTCCAATGCAGAAACCGATGGGCGTTTTCATAGTAATTGGCTCAATATGATGTATAGCCGATTATTGATTTCAAGACAGCTTTTAAGCGAAAAAGGAGTAATTTTTATTTCTATTGATGATAATGAAGTACACCATTTAAGGAAATTATGTGATGAAATATTTGGTGAAGAAAATTTTGAAGGTCATATACATTGGCGTAGAAGACACAATCAACCGAATGATAAATCCAAAATGATTGGATTAGTTGCTGAACACATTATCTCATATTCTAAAAATAAAGAAGAGTATAAAAAGGCAGGTGTTGGTAAAGTAGATTTAACGGGAGATTTTTCTAACCCAGATAATGATAAAAGAGGTGATTGGGCTTCAAAACCTTGGAAAGTAGGCTCAGATCAATCGGGTAGTAAATATGTTATTACAAACCCAAATAATAAAAAAGAATATAATGGAGAATGGATGGGAGATGAAGACACTTATAAAAAACTATTAAAAGATAATAGAATAGTATTCCCAAAAAATGGAGATGGATTTCCGCGTAAGAAATATTTTAGGTTTGAGCGAGAAGAAGAAGGCCAATGTGCTACAAATTGGTGGTCTCACGACCAATTTGGACATAACCAAGGTGCTAACAATGATATGACTTCTTTATTTGGAGAGAAAAACATATTCAGTAACCCAAAACCAAAAGAATTAATCAGAGGTCTAATTCAAATTTCAAATGCCAAATCGAACGATATAGTTTTAGATTTTTTTGGAGGAAGCGGAGTAACAGGACAAGCTGTTACAGAAATAAATGAAGAAGACAATCAACAAAGAAAATATATAGTTGTACAGATTCCGGAAATAATTGATAAAAAAGAAGAAGCCTACAAAGCTGGCTACAAAAAAATAAGCGACATCACCATTGAACGTAACAAACGAGTAGTTGAAAAGATAATTAAAGAAAAGAAACTGGCTAAGCCAGACTTATTTAAAAAAGAAGAAAGTGAACAAGAGCAATTAAGAGGTTTGGGCTTTAAAGTATTCAAACTTCAAAAATCAAACTTCCCAAGAGTAGAATTTGCTCCAGACCCTGAAAAAACGTCAGCAGAGAATATTGAATTACTAAAAAAATACATCAAAGACAAGGAAGCACAATTGGTTTCTGCATTCAATAAAAATGAATTGATAACCGAAATACTCATCAAAAATGGTTTTAAACTCAATTACACCTTAACCAAACAAGAGGAATTCAAGAAGAATGAAATTCTATTTGCTACAGATGGAGACAAAGAAACGCTAATTTGTTTAGATGTAATTATTGCAGACGAAACAGTAGAGCATTTTAAAACGAATACAGACCAAAAACTAATAGTTCTTGAACGTGCCTTAGACACTACCAAAAAATGGAATCTAAAACACGCTATGGGAGATAAGTTTAATGCTTTTTAA